One window of Metopolophium dirhodum isolate CAU chromosome 3, ASM1992520v1, whole genome shotgun sequence genomic DNA carries:
- the LOC132941309 gene encoding golgin subfamily A member 4-like isoform X3 — MFKRLKGSIGKNDEPKTPNSVPQNRPTWSGFSTISPLNPEMEDSQFCINDDIEETPKNSPARVVVSESTTVDLGKFSQSSSSLVNDHLSFHTDIESASEIDDSVSVVSEYANEITKENLYAAYKKLHGRYHKHKFKYTELADKFKQTVTIHDKDKITMTKAQDKLLQRIAELKEQCTLEQAAKAHMEDALRNDIEERDHIISTLNTKIDLLRKNSSDECESTSILSGDLLAKCERLNDELSSTKSECASLENQIELLKRSEEITLLSLAENKMAIHKELETKEDQIKKLEKTINGLQMENQILLKEKASHLSTNSYQININQNVQEEITKQLNELEGEMSSAFEFKENEVKELKNQLKAFEQRCEVQEQKNISMEEVLKNKENNYKSVISSLEQNLNDIKMSSSKKIDTFLKEIGEKSQVIKNLTVKLKEMEKVKQDYDKNKNEIHDLKNQILQSKKLVKENELIRVNEQNRCIEELKLKSEEISHFKNKLELLQHTFKENEKKNLDLQTHINEISFKNKSLMESEEELKMTIFNYKKSNDELQDTIKLLQKEKEIVIDSMKTKMDENQLEIEKLNNLNKEMLCQLNQDKLIKISEERSIESVIKDYNLLTEENAYLKKERQKMLQTFQDMLKKIKVDFGNLKSFAEEQLKECSLIFVKHIKHLKAEYSSKIKSYYNNMTETKQKLEVIQNAYIILKSDCVQSLDCFKIEIEKYNESAMLLISQNNNELEKRNIELLRLQEEIESYKKSEHRSVKAEVKETIQELQECIEVQKKTYTNLQDEYSNYQVSEKKKWTDKLIETENKWLEKMDNYKKMMDTEHREEVEALTNEWTNEQKTLEKIIQDVETTSQREEALQRQITKLNKELSELKKMYRNEIHNKHRNNEGDDDDNDDNNKDGCEMEYLRNILYEYMMGKQPMVLAKVLAAIVKFDSNQLSTILQKEEQKVSLLKTLGL, encoded by the exons ATGTTCAAAAGGCTAAAAGGATCCATTGGGAAAAACGATGAACCGAAAACACCAAATTCTGTGCCACAA aaTCGCCCAACTTGGAGTGGCTTTTCTACAATATCTCCATTGAATCCAGAAATGGAAGATTCTCAATTTTGTATCAATGATGACATTGAAg aaacgCCTAAGAATTCACCAGCTCGTGTTGTCGTCAGTGAAAGTACTACTGTTGATCTTGGTAAATTCAGCCAATCTTCCTCATCACTAGTGAATGATCATCTTTCATTTCAT acCGATATTGAATCAGCAAGTGAAATAGATGATAGTGTAAGTGTTGTGTCTGAGTATGCAAATGaaattacaaaagaaaatttatatgCCGCTTATAAAAAACTTCACGGTCGCTACCATAAACATAAGTTTAAGTATACTGAATTAGctgataaatttaaacaaacagtTACCATACACGATAAAGATAAA ATTACTATGACAAAAGCTCAAGATAAACTACTTCAAAGGATTGCAGAGCTTAAAGAACAGTGTACCTTGGAACAAGCTGCCAAGGCCCATATGGAAGATGCGTTAAGAAATGATATAGAAGAAAGAGATCATATTATATCTACTCTTAATaccaaa atCGATTTGTTAAGGAAAAATAGTTCTGACGAGTGTGAATCAACTTCTATTTTATCTGGTGATTTATtg GCTAAGTGTGAACGATTAAATGATGAATTATCTTCAACGAAATCAGAATGTGCATCACTAGAAAACCAAATTGAGTTGTTAAAAAGAAGCGAAGAGATAACTTTGCTAAGTTTAGCCGAAAACAAAATGGCAATTCATAAAGAACTTGAAACCAAAGAagaccaaataaaaaaattagagaAAACCATAAATGGACTACAAAtggaaaatcaaatattattaaaag aaaaagCTAGTCATTTGTCTACTAATTCATATCAG ATTAATATAAACCAGAATGTTCAAGAAGAAATAACTAAGCAACTTAATGAGCTAGAAGGTGAAATGTCTTCAGCATTTGAGTTTAAAGAAAATGAAGTGAAAGAGCTGAAGAATCAATTAAAAGCTTTTGAACAACGTTGTGAAGTACAagagcaaaaaaatatttcaatggaggaagttttaaagaataaagaaaacaattataaatcaGTTATCTCTAGTTTAGAACAGAATTTAAATGACATTAAGATGTCATCTTCTAAGAAAATTGATACGTTTTTAAAAGAAATCGGTGAAAAATCacaagtaattaaaaatttaacagttaAACTAAAGGAAATGGAGAAAGTTAAACaagattatgataaaaataaaaatgaaatacatgatttaaaaaatcaaattcttcAATCTAAAAAACTTGTTAAAGAAAATGAATTAATTCGTGTGAATGAACAGAATAGATGTATAGAAGAATTAAAACTGAAATCAGAAGAaatttctcattttaaaaataaattagaattattacAACATACCTTTAAAgagaatgagaaaaaaaacttaGATCTTCAAACTCATATTAatgaaattagttttaaaaataaaagcctTATGGAATCTGAAGAAGAATTAAAgatgacaatttttaattacaaaaaatccaATGATGAGTTACAAGATACTATTAAATTGttacaaaaagaaaaagaaattgtTATTGATtctatgaaaacaaaaatggaTGAAAATCAATTAGAAATTGAGAAATTAAACAACTTAAATAAAGAAATGTTATGTcaattaaatcaagataaattaattaaaatttctgAAGAACGCAGTATCGAGTCTGTAATTAAAGATTATAATCTTCTTACAGAAGAAAatgcttatttaaaaaaagaacgaCAAAAAATGCTACAGACCTTCCAAgatatgctaaaaaaaattaaagttgacTTTGGAAATCTAAAGTCCTTTGCAGAAGAGCAGTTGAAAGAGTGTTCATTGATATTTGTCAAACATATAAAACATTTGAAGGCTGAGTACTCATCTAAAATTAAgtcgtactataataatatgactgaaacaaaacaaaagttaGAAGTAATTCaaaatgcatatataatattaaaatctgaCTGTGTTCAAAGTTtagattgttttaaaattgaaattgaaaaatataatgaaagtgCAATGCTTCTAAtatctcaaaataataatgaactagAAAAAAGAAACATAGAATTACTTAGACTTCAAGAAGAAATAGAAA gttaTAAAAAGAGTGAACACCGCTCAGTGAAAGCAGAAGTGAAGGAAACTATACAGGAGTTACAAGAATGCAtagaagtacaaaaaaaaacatatacaaaTCTACAGGATGAATATTCTAATTACCAAGTG agtgaaaagaaaaaatggaCAGATAAGCTtatagaaactgaaaataagTGGTTGGAGAAAATGGACAACTACAAAAAAATGATGGATACAGAGCACAGAGAAGAAGTAGAAGCTTTAACTAACGAATGGACTAATGaacaaaaa aCTCTTGAAAAGATTATTCAAGATGTTGAGACCACTTCACAACGAGAAGAAGCTCTTCAACGTCAAATAACTAAACTCAATAAAGAACTctctgaattaaaaaaaatgtacag AAATGAAATTCATAATAAACATAGAAATAATGAAGGagacgatgatgataatgatgataataataaagatgGATGTGAAATggaatatttaagaaatattttatacgaatataTGATGGGGAAGCAACCTATG GTATTGGCCAAAGTATTAGCTGCTATAGTGAAATTCGACTCTAATCAGTTGAGTACAATACTACAAAAAGAAGAACAAAAAGTTTCtttg ttaaaaacccTAGGACTGTGA